The nucleotide sequence TGGGACAGCTCGCGGCAGCGCTGGCGAGGCTGGCTCGTCACGCCCGACACAGCGTATGCGGATGCCTGCGGCCTGGTGGTCGAGGAGCGCGACGCGCCCGCCGACCCCCGGGCGGGGCTGGTGTTGTGCGACATGCCCGTGACCCTGGACGTGACGGACCTGGGCGCCTGCCTGGGCGTGTTCAGCCAGGAGCGCCTGCAGGCGGCGCGCTGGCTGGAAACGCATGGCCGCGCCAATGCCGCCACGGCGGCGCCCGGCGTGATCGCCCGCGTGGCCTTGCCCGGCGACGACTATGTGCTGACGGGCACGCCCTTGTCGAGCGAGCTGGGCAAGGATGGCCGCGTGGCTTACCGGCAATTGCTCCGCCAGGGGCTGCAGCAGTTGCAGATCGCTACCGCCGATGCCACCGCGCCACAGCTAAAGACCCCGGTGAAGGCGGCAAATTCAAACCGCTGGCTGAAGCTCGTCACGGCCTTGGCCGCCAGCGTGATGGTGGTGCAATCTGCGTGGCTGTTCCTGCCGAAAGAGAATGCTGTCGTCGGCAATGCGGAATTCCGCAGCGGCAGTGGCGTCGAGACGGGTGTGCGCACGCGCGTGCTGTTCCGTGCCGAGGCAACAGAGGCGGAAATCCGCACCTGGCTGCAACGCGAGCAACTGGAAATCGTTGCCGGCCCGGACACCCTGGGCGCCTACACCCTGCTGTCGCGCGACCGCCAGAAAGTCTTGCCGCCGCCAGGCCCGGGCAATCCCCTGGCCGTGATCAATCCCTGAATTCAGAAATTAGAGAAAGTTATCCAGCATGACAACGTATAAGAATTTTCTATCTACTCATGGGCGCAAGCTGGCCCTGGGTCTGGCTGCTGGCCTCCTGTTGACGGGCTGCGCCATGACGCCGAATGGCCGTGGCGGCGTGATGGTGGGCCTGGATACTGCCGAGTTGTTCGGCACGCCGATTTCCACCTTCCGTCTGCGCGACGGCATGGAAGGCACCTTGCGCAAGGACCCGCAAGGCAAGTATTCGATCAAACTGTCGCAGGCGTTTCGCGTCGTGCCGCTGGCCAACGCCATCACGGCCCGCGTGGCGAGGGTGGAAAACGTGGGCGAGCGTACCGTGGTGATCGTGGAAACGCAGGAGCGCGGCTGCGCCTACCGCTATGAAGTGCTGGCCTTCCAGGGAACGGACGTGCTGCAGTGGACGGTAGGCAATTGCAAGGACCGCCCCCGCGTGGAACTGGCGGCGGACGCGAAATCGCTGAATATCGATTTTCCCAACTACAACCGCTTGTCGCGCATGATTTACACGGACAACCGCCTGCTCAACGCCAGCGTGGCCGTGCCGCCCGGCGTCGATACGCGCGCCCAGCCGTTTGCCGACGATGCCTTGCGCGCCACAGGCCCGGCGTTGGCCACCGTGCCGGGCAATGACAGCGGCCGCGTGATCCCTGCGCCACCGGCTGCCACCCCGGCACCCGCTGGCGCGCCGAAAGCGGGCAGCCGCGCCAGCGCCAAGCCGCGCCGCCAGGAGGTCCAGGCCAGGGCGGCGGCGCCCGCCGCCATCAGCCTGCCCGCGCCGCGTACCGCCACTTCTGCGCAGGCGGCGCCGATGATCTTCCAGGCCGAAGAGATCAAGCCCGTCGTCATCGATTTGAGGAAATAAGATGGCCGCGAGTTTGCGCAGTCTGCAGATCCGGCAGACCTTGATCCTGATCGTCCTGACGATCATTTACCTGTGCTTCGAGCTGGGCTTCAATGCCCGTTTGCTCGACGTGGTGGGCGGCGACGTCAAGCCGCACGACGTGGAGGGCGTGGAATTTTATGGCCGCAGCCTGTCGGGCATCGCCGCCGCGCTGGTGGTGCTGCAGCTGATGTGGCGCCGCCGCCTGAAGAACAATGGAAGCGGCCCCAGCTGGAAAAAAATCATCTTTTGCTGCATCGCCACGGCTGCGGTCGTGTTCGGCATTTTGAAGACCACGGTCACGGTGCTGGTTGAAACACGCGACGCGCAATTTCGCCGCCTGGCCTTCAACACCACCCTGATGCAGCGCTCACTGGTGGGCGGCAGCTTGCAATTGCAGGGCCTGGTAGATGATCCCACCCTGTTTGCCAAGCCCGAAGGCAAGGCCTTCCTGGCCCTGTTCCCCTTCCTGGCAGTGTCGGTCGGCCATCTCGACGAGCGCATGGAACCCGCCAAGGAGCAGTTGATCAATTTCAACGTCCGCAAGATCGCTGGCGGCGCGGCCGGGTATTACGAAAAGTACCAGCAGGCGATCGGCGAAGTGCGCGACAAGTGGAAATTGTATTCGGGCATGATTCCCGATGACGATGCGGGCTTGCGCCAGCAGCAGGAATCGGCATGGAGCGATTACCGGCAAAGCCTGTCGCGCCATGGCTGGCAACCGGAGTCGGTGCCGGCGCGCCGGCGCGCGGCCGTGGTCAATAATGTGCGAAAGAAAGTGCCGGTATCGGCCAACTGGCACCCGGCCGACCAGATATCGTTCCGCCTGGCAGTCAAGCGCCGCTATGCGTCGGAAGCGGCCAGCAAGGGCTTGAGCATCAAGGGCGAGCGTATTCCGCCTGGCTTGTCCTTCCCCGCCTTCGTGGCGCGCCCCGGCATCCAGGCCGTCTTGCGCGACGGGCCGGACGGCGGCGACGGCAGCGAAGCGAGCAAGGGTTTGCGGCTGCCCAAAGGCGCCGTGGTGCAAGACGCGTATGCGAGCCCTGCCGAGTTCAGCCGGTTGTTCGACCAGTTCGCCGCGCGCCAGACGGCGGAGAAACTGGTGGAGTACCGCGCCAGCCGCAATGACTTTGAAGTGGGCGGCAAGTACTTTGACGAAGGCAAGGAAGCGGCGCGCGCGGCCATCGTGCCGCCAGTGGCCCTGTTTTTCTCCTTGCTGGGCGCCATCGGCCACTTCTCGAAACTGCTGTACCTGATCGCCACGGTGGGCTTGCTGGTGCTGGCGGCGCGTCGGGGCGAGCAGGCGGGCGCCGATGGCCAGCTGAGCCGTCGTTCCGCCTGGATCGCCACGGGCGTGCTGGCCGGCGCCTTCCTGGGAACCTGGGGCATCTTCAGCCTCTCGGACAATAATGTCACGAAGAGCGAGCTGTTTCGCCAGATGCTGGACTGGAACCGCCAGGCGGCTGACGACAGCACGCGCTGGCAAATCGCCGGCAAGGGCTTGCTGGCCAATATCACGCACGTCGTGGCGGTGGGGCAGGGTTACAGCTACCCCGTCAACGAAGCCATCCGCATCCACGTTTTGCAGGGAGTTCATTATGGTTATCATCCGGGACAAAAATAAGGCGGCCGCACTGGCGCTGCTGCTCTGCATGGCCAGCACGGCTGTACAGGCCGACTGCCTGGGCATGAAGGTACACGCTCACCGCGGCGCGGGCAATGCGCCGGAAAACTCGCTGAGCGCGCTGCGCAACACGTATTTCGGCACTTGGGACGGCGTCGAGACGGATTTGCAGCTGCTGGGCGACGGCAGCTGGGTGGTGCACCACGATCTGTTGACGGGGAGAGTCGTCGACACGGGATCACCGCGTACCGTGAAGCAATTGACGGCCGACGACTGGCGCGCCGCCAGCATGAAGAACCGCGGCGTGCTGACGGCGGAAACGCCGCCCTTCGTCAGCGATATCGCCGACCTGGCGACGGCGTTCCCGGCCAAAACCCTGAACGCGGAAATCAAGGATGTCGTGTCGTCGTGCGCGCCGATTGCCACCCTGGTGGGGCAGTTGCGTGCAAACATCAAGCATGGCAACTGGTTTCTCACTTCGGGCGTGCCGAACAACCTCGCCTGCGCGCGCCGCGCCGATCCGCAGGGCTACTTGGGCCTGCTCGTGTTTGACGCGCGCAACGCGCAGGCGGCCGGCGCGAACCGGGTCAGCCGCTATATCGCGAAAAATGCCCGCCCGCCCAAGCTCGACAAGCCGTGGCTGCAGCGCGTGCAGCAGCAGATCGGCATGCCCGCCGGCGTGCACGTGGATGCGCGCAGCCTCGATGCCAATCCGAATTTGCTGATGGACGCCGCCAGCCTGAACATGCCCGTCTTCGTCTACGCCGTCGATGGCGACTCGGCCCTGGCCGCGTCCTTGCTGCGTGCCCAGCAGCGCAGCCACCGCTGGCCCAGCGGCGTCATTCTTGACGGCAATCCAGAAACGTTTTGCGCGATGATGAAGTAATCACGTTATGTGCCGGGAGACCCCGCCTTGATCCTGCCTCAGCCCGACCGTGCCGCCGCGCTTGCCCGTAGCGCCATCGGCGCCATGTTCTTTTCCCTGTTTGGCGGCCTGTGGGTGGCCGCCTGGTGCGTGCAGACGTACGGTGCGCATCCCTTAAGGTTGCTGCCGGTTGCCGGCATCACCGTCTTGCTGTTCATGCTGGCGTGGCGCCAGTTTCGCCGCCACCGCGCCGCGCATGCGGCGGCGGAACAATCGCCGGAGGCAAAACGCGTGGGCCGGCTGTTCCATATCGTGAATGCGGGGCAGTGGATTGCCATCTTCATCGTCGGCAACGTCTTGAAAAACCTGGGGCTGCAGGCGTGGTTCATTCCCGCCGTCATTTTGATCGTGGGTCTGCATTTCTTCCCGCTGGCCTGGCTGTTCAAGGCACGCCGCCACCTGGCGATCGGCATGGCGCTGTGCGTGTGGGCCATCGGCTATCCGCTCACCTTGCGCCACGGCCCCATCCATCCCGTCGGCTGCCTGGGCGCCGGCCTGATCCTGTGGGTGGCGGCTCTTTCTGCCGTGCGTGCCGGTTTTGCCGTGCAGCAGAGCGCGGGGCAAGCCCAGAAATAGCAGCTTGCGACGGCCCGCGCAGGGCCGTTTTTGTAGACTTTCCTGCCTGTTTTTTGCGCATTGCAGCATCGATAATGTTTGCATCAGGCGGCGTGCTGGCATATAAATGTAATCGATTACATTTATTTGAAAACCCCATGCCGCCAGTCGCTCCATCCCCTTTGCCGACAGAAACCGTCTCCATCAGCGCCGTTGCCGCGCATGCCGGGGTGTCGGTGGCCACCGTTTCGCGCGTGATGAACGAGCAGGCCGGAGTGCGGGCGCCCACGCGCGACAAGGTGCTCGCTTCCGTGGCCGCGCTGGGCTACCGCATGAACCATCTGGCGCGCAGCCTGCGCACGGCCGAGAGCCGCATGTTGCTGACCATGGTGCCCGACGTGGGCAATCCCTTCTATGCGCAGATCGTGCGCGGCATCGACACGGTGGCGCGCGAACACGGCTACTTCGTGCTGCTGTGCGACACGGGCGCCGATGCGGGCCGCGAGCGCTCGTATTTCGACTTGCTGCGCATGCACCGCGCCGATGGCGCCATCTGCCTGGATCCGGACACGGTGCAGCATGCCCTGTCGCATGAATCCATCAGCCTGCCCTGGGTGGCGTGTTGTGAGTTCGACCCTGCCGTGGCCGTGCCCTATGTCGGCATCGATAACCACCGGGCCGCGTCGGACGCCGTCGCGCATTTGCTGGCGCGCGGCCACACGCGCATCGGCCTGATCAACTCCGATGAACGCTATCTGTACGCCCGGCAACGCCAGCAAGGCTACCTGGACACTCTGGCGGCCGCCAGCCTGACCGTGCAGCCGGACTGGGTGCACACGGTGCAAAGCCTCGATTACGAAGCGGGCACGGCCGCCACCTTGCGGATGATGGCGCAGCCCGACGCGCCCACGGCCATCTTTGCCGTCTCCGACACCCTGGCCATTGGTGTCTTGAGCGCACTGCGCCAGTTGAACAAGCGGGTGCCGGAAGACGTGGCCGTCATCGGCTTCGACGATATTGCCATCGCCGCGCAGATAGCTCCCGGTCTCACCACCATCGCGCAGCCGATGCGCGAACTGGGCGAGACGGCGGCCCGATTATTGCTGCAGCGCCTGGCCAACCCTGTGGCCAGCGTGCCGGGCGTGCTGCTGCAACACCGATTAATTCTGCGAGGGAGTGCATAGTGAGCGTTGCCGTCGGTTTCGAGGGGGTGTGCAAGGATTTCGGCCCCGTGCGCGTCTTGCATGGCGTCAGTTTTACCTTGTCGCCCGGGCGCGTGTATGGCTTGCTGGGCGAAAACGGCGCAGGCAAGTCGACCCTGATGAAAATCCTCGCCGGCTACGAGAGCGTGAGCGAGGGGCAACTGCTGATCGATGGCCAGCCCCGGCGCTTCGCCAGCTCGCGCGCGGCGGAGAGCGCCGGCATCGTGCTGATCCATCAGGAATTCAACCTGGCCGAGCACCTGACGGTGGCGCAAAACATGTTCCTGGGCCACGAAAAGACGCGCGGCTGGTTGCTCGACGAGGCCGCCATGCGCGAAGAAGCGTCGCGCTATCTGAAGCAGGTGGGCCTGGACGTGTCGCCCGACACGAAAATCCGCGACCTGATCGTGGCTGAAAAGCAGCTGGTGGAAATCGCCAAGGCCCTGTCGCGCCGCGCCCGCTTCCTGATCATGGACGAGCCGACCGCCACCCTGACGTCGTCCGAGACGCAGCGCCTGTTCGCCGTGATGGCCCAGCTGAAAGCGGATGGTGTCACGATTTTGTATATTTCCCACAAGCTCGACGAAGTGGAGCGCAACACGGACGAGGTCATCGTCATGCGCGACGGGCGTTTCGTCACGCGCGAGCCGACGGCCAGCCTGACGCGCCAGCAGATGGCGAACCTGATGGTGGGACGCGAATTGTCCGACATGTTCCCCGCCAAGGTGGCGCTGGCGAAAGAAGCTCCTGTGCTCCTGAAAGTGGACGGCCTGTGCGTTCCCGGCTGGTCGAAAGACCTGTCGTTCGAGGTGCGCGCCGGTGAAGTGCTGGGCTTTGCGGGCCTGGTGGGCGCGGGGCGCACGGAATCGTTCGAGGCACTGCTGGGCTTGCGCCCGCGCAGCGCGGGCAAGATCTTTCTCAATGGCCAGCCCGTGGACATCCGCACGCCCAGGCAAGCCATGCAGCATGGTATGACCTACCTGAGCGAAGATCGCAAGGGCAAGGGCTTGCATGTGAACCTGGGTTTGCGCGAAAACCTCACCATGATGACGATGGAGCGCTATGCGCGGCCCTGGCTCGATGTCAAGGCGGAGAAGCAGGCACTGGCCACGGCCGTCGGGGATTTCAATATCCGCACGGGCGACCTCGACAGCCGAGCGCGCATGCTGTCCGGGGGCAACCAGCAAAAGCTGGCACTGGCCAAATACCTGCATTCGGACCCCAGGGTCGTGGTTTTGGACGAGCCGAGCCGTGGCGTGGACGTGGGCGCCAAGCGCGACATTTACTTTCTGATCCACCGCCTGGCCGCCGAAGGGCGCGCCGTGATCGTGATCTCGTCCGAACTGATTGAATTGATCGGCTTGTGCCACCGTGTGGCGGTGATGCGCGCCGGCACCCTGCAAGCCACCCTGGCTGCTGACCACCTGACTGAAGAGGAGTTGATTGCCCATGCAACCGGCACGCACTGACACCACCGTATCCCCGATTGCCGCCGCCGTTGCCAGCTTTGGCGCGCGCATCAAGGGCTTTGGCCCCGTGCTGGGCCTGCTGGCCCTGTGCATCGCGGGCACCCTGCTCAATGGCGACTTCGCCACCCTGGACAACCTGATGAACGTGCTGACGCGCACGGCCTTCATCGGCATCATCGCCGTGGGCATGACCTTTGTCATCATTTCCGGCGGCATCGACCTGTCCGTGGGCTCCATGGCCGCCCTGATCGCCGGCTGCATGATTTATTTCATGAATGCGCTGGCGCAAGGTGCGGGCGGCAACCTGGCGCCCATCACCATGCTGGTGCTGGGCATCGCCATGGCCCTGGTGCTGGGCGCGGGATTCGGCCTGATGCATGGCTTGTTGATCAGCAAGGGCAATATCGAGCCCTTCATCGTCACCTTGGGAACGCTGGGCATTTTCCGCGCCGTGCTCACTTATCTGGCCGATGGCGGCGCGCTGACCCTGGACGCGACCCTGTCCGAGCTGTACAGCCCCGTCTATTACACGAGCGTGCTGGGCGCGCCGATACCGATCTGGATTTTCCTGTTCGTCGCGGCGGCGGGCGCCATGATCCTCAACCGCACGACGTTTGGCCGCCACGTGCAGGCGATTGGTTCCAACGAGCAAGTGGCGCGCTATGCGGCCATCAATGTCGACAGGGTCAAGGTCGCCACCTACATGCTGCTGGGCGTCTGCGTGGGCATCGCCACGGTGCTGTACGTACCGCGCCTGGGCTCGGCCACGCCCACCACGGGCTTGCTGTGGGAACTGGAAGCGATTGCCGCCGTCGTCGTGGGCGGCACGGCCCTGAAAGGGGGAGAAGGGCGCATCGTCGGCACCGTCATCGGCGCCATCCTTTTGTCTGTGATCAGCAATATCCTGAATTTGACCAGCATCATCAGTGTCTACCTGAATGCCGCAGTGCAAGGCGTGGTGATCATCGCCGTCGCCTTCCTGCAGCGAGGCCGCAAATAAAAACACAGCGGCGTTCTGAAAGGGCAGCCAACGGGCGCCCACAACCTTGGAGGAGAGCAGCATGAAGAGCTTTATACGGGTCGCAGGGATGGCAGTACTGGTGATGCAGGCGTGGGCGCTGCCGAGTGCGCAGGCCGCAGAAAAGCTGGTGGTGGGCGTAGCCATACCCACGGCCACGCACAGTTTTACCTCGGGCATCGTGTGGTGGGCCAACCAGGCCAAGGCGGAGCTGGAAAAAGCCCATCCGGGCCTGAAAATTATCGTCAAGACGGCCGCCACGGCGCCCGAGCAGGCGAATCAGTTGCAGGATATGTTGACGGTGAACAAGATCAACACCCTGGTGATCTTCCCCATCGAGTCGGCGTCCCTGACGCAGCCCGTGGCGCAAGTCAAAAACAAGGGCGTCTATGTGACCGTGGTGGACCGTGGCTTGACGAATACGCAGTCGCAGGATGCGTATATTGCGGGCGACAACACGGCGTTCGGCAAGCTGCCGGCCGAATATCTGGCGAAAAGCCTGAACGGCAAGGGCAATATCGTCGTGCTGCGCGGCATGCCAACCACCCTCGATAACGAACGTTACGATGCGTTTTCTGGCGTGATGAAGGGCCATCCCGAGATCAAGGTCCTGGATGCCAAGTATGGCAACTGGAACCGCGACGATGCCTTCAAGGTCATGCAGGATTATCTGACGCGCTTCAAGCACATCGACGCTGTCTGGGCGGCCGATGACGACATGGCCATCGGCGTGCAGAAGGCCATCGCGCAAGCGAAGCGCACGGACATCAAGCAAGTGTTCGGCGGCGCGGGCGCGAAGGGCGCCGTGAAGAAGATCATGGATGGCTCCGACCCGCTGATCGTGGCTGACGTGTCGTACTCGCCCAAGTTCATGTACGACGCCATCAAGCTGACGACGGAAGCGCGCCTGAAAGGTGATAAATTGCCGGCCAACACGATCATTCCCTCGGTGCTGATCACGCGCGAGAACGCCAAGCAGTTTTACTTTCCGAACTCGCCTTTTTAAATTCTGGGGTCAGACCCCCTCGCCCGCTAGCAATGAACTGCGCGTTAGCGGCATTGAGGGTCTGACCCCGGCTTTAGCTAACAGGACATTGATATGAACACCATCCAGGGCCCGGCCATTTTCCTGGCCCAGTTTCTCGGCGATGAAGCACCGTTCGATTCGCTCGAACACCTGGCGCAATGGGCGGCCGGCCTGGGTTACAAGGGCTTGCAGCTGCCCACGGCGCCGCGCTTGTTTGACCTGGAACAAGCGGCCAACAGCCAGCAGTATTGCGACGACGTGGTCGCCTTGCTGGCGCGCCATGGCTTGCAGGTGACGGAATTGTCGACGCACTTGCAGGGCCAGCTGATCGCCGTGCATCCCGCCTACGACGCCCTGTTCGACGGTTTTGCGCCCGAACACGTGCGTGGCGATAGCACGGCCCGCACGGCCTGGGCCACGCAGCAATTGCTGTGGGCGGCCACCGCCTCGCAACGACTGGGTCTCAAGGCGCACGTGACGTTTTCCGGCGCGCTGGCCTGGCCGTATCTGTACCCGTGGCCGCAGCGCCCGCTGGGACTGGTGGAGACGGCATTCGCGGAACTGGCCAAGCGCTGGCTGCCCATCCTCGATGCGTTTGACGCGGCCGGCGTGGACCTGTGCTATGAGCTGCATCCGGGCGAGGATTTGCATGACGGCGTGACTTTCGAGCGCTTTCTTGCCGCCGTCAACGATCACCCGCGTGCATCGATTTTGTACGACCCCAGTCACTTCGTGTTGCAGCAGCTCGACTATCTCGCCTTTATCGACATTTATCATGCGCGCATCAAGGCCTTCCATGTGAAGGATGCGGAATTCCGGCCCAACGGGCGCCAGGGCGTGTATGGCGGCTATGGCGACTGGCAAGACCGGGCCGGGCGCTTCCGCTCGCTCGGTGACGGGCAGATCGATTTCAAGGCGATCTTTTCCAAGATGGCGCAGTACGACTTCCCCGGCTGGGCCGTGCTGGAATGGGAATGCTGTCTGAAACACCCGGAAGATGGGGCGGCCGAAGGGGCGCGCTTCATTCGCGAACACATCATCCATGTGGCTGAACGCGCTTTCGATGATTTTGCGGGCAGTGCGGTGGACCAGGATCAAATTCATCACTTGCTTGGCTTAAAATAAGGAAAAAACATGCAGCGACGCTTACGGCTGGGCATGGTAGGGGGCGGGCAGGGCGCGTTCATCGGCGCCGTGCACCGCATCGCGGCGCGCATCGACGACCAGTACGGGCTGGTGGCGGGCGCCCTGTCGTCCGACCCGGACCGCGCGCGCGACAGCGGCGCCGCGCTGTACCTGGCGCCCGAACGCTGCTACAGCGATTACCGCGCCATGGCGCAGGCGGAGGCTGCCAGGGCGGACGGTATCGAAGCGGTGGCCATCGTCACGCCCAACCATTTACACGCGCCCGTCGCCATGGCGTTCCTGGAAGCGGGCATCCACGTGATCTGCGACAAACCGCTGGGCATTTCGCTGGCGGAAGGCCAGGCGCTGGCGGCGCTGGCGCAGCAGAAAAATCTGCTGTTTGCGCTCACGCATACCTACAGCGGCTACCCGCTGCTGCGCCATGCGAAAGCCATGGTCGAGGCGGGCGACATCGGCGAGCTGCGTCTCGTGCAGGTCGAGTATTCGCAGGACTGGCTGGCCGACGCCATCGCGGCTGGCGGCATGAGCGAGGGCAACTGGCACAACGACCCGCACAAGGCCGGACCCGGCGGCACCTTGCTCGACGTGGGCTTGCACGCCTATCACCTGGCGCAGTTTGTCAGCGGCTTGACGCCGCACTCCGTGCTGGCGGAACTGTCCACCTTCGTTCCGAATCGCACCCTGGACGACCACGTGCAGGTGATGCTGCGCTATGCGAATGGCGCCAGGGGCACCCTGTGGGCCAGCCAGGTGGCGACGGGCTGTGAAAACACGGTGCGGTTGCGCCTGTTCGGCAGCAAGGCGCAGCTGGACTTTGACCAGGAACAACCGAACGCGCTGTGGTTTACGCCGCAGGGCGGCAACCGCCAGCTGCTGCGCCCCGGGCGGGTCGACAGCGCGGCCGCGCGCCACGCCACGCGCGTGCCGGCCGGTCATCCTGAGGGTTATCTGGAAGCATTCGCACAGCTGTATCTGGATGCCGCCTTGAGCATTCGCGCCTTGCAGGCAGGGGCGCCCATACCGGAGGCGGCGCGCTGGCTGCCTACCGTCAATGATGGCGTGGCGGGCCTGGCCTTTGCCGAAGCCGTGCTGCGCAGCCATGCGGCTGGCGCGCAGTGGACGACCTTGGCCGACTGTTAAACTGGGCTCATGAGCGCACCTTTTACTATCACCATCGTCCCCCAGGGCTGGCAGTTCACAGCCGAAGCAGGCACCACCATACAGGCCGCCGCCGAACTGGCCGGCATCCGCCTGCTCAGTTCCTGCCGCAACGGCACTTGCCGCACCTGCATCTGTCACATGCCCGAGGGAAAAGTGCGCTACACGGTGGACTGGCCCGGCATCAGCCCCGATGAACGGCTCGATGGCTACATCCTGCCCTGCGTGGCCGTGGCCGAAAGCGATGTTTCCCTGCAGGCGCGGGCCGTGCGCACGGGCGCCTGACTTTGAGCCTGTCCCGGTAGATGAATACATCTCCTGCTGGCGCGCCTCGGGAGCGGGGAATGCGTTGCTCGTCGTCGCGTGGCTCGCCACGCGTCCTCCTCACGCCTTGTCCGCGCTCCCGAATACACTGCCAGCAGCAGACGCTCCCTACCGGAATAGGCTCTCACGACGGCTTGCCGCCCTTGAGGCGCTGCAGCAGCGCGTCCACGCTGTCGCTCACGGGCAAGCCGTGGCGACGCAGCAACTGCACGTGCAATACCAGGTTTTCCAGCACCAGCTTGGCCGCCACAGCCAACAGGGCAAGGTTGCGGTCTTCCGGGCTGAAACTTTCCATGGCATCGGCCATCTCGCACAGGTGGTTGGCGATCAGTCCGCGCAATTCCTGCTCGTCGAAAGGCAGATCGGCAAAATCGATGGGATCGGCCACTTCCACTTCCTGCATCAGCACCGCTAGTTCTTCCGGGGTAATCGTCATGCCTGGCCTCCTTGTGTGCTTGCCTCTATTTTAGGCCATGCGCCATTGTATCGTCCGCAAAGCGGACTAGAATGAGTCCAGGCCGATGACGTCGAAGGCAGCATGGCGAACTTGCATTTTACCCAACAATTGGCACGTTTTCTCGACGTCCCCACCGTGGTCGTGGCAGCGCCACGCCTACGCGCCGCCCTGGATGCCGCATTTGCGCAGCAGCCGCGCCTGCGCGGCTACGTGCTCGACGAGCAGGGGGGGTTGCGCCCGAATGTGGTGATCTTCATCGATGGCGCGCGCTGCCGCGAACGGCGCGTGCTTGACGATGCTTTGCAGCCCGACAGCCAGGTGTATATCTTGCAGGCACTTTCAGGAGGTTAATCATGGCACCAGGCATGGCTCAACGCGCGTATCTCGGCACCCGCAAGGGCTTGTTCCAGTTCGATGTCGATGCGGCCGGCGCCTGGCAGCTGGTGCTGGTGCAGTTTGCAGGCGACCCCGTCTCCATGCTGCTGCACGATAGCCGCGACGGCAGCTTGTACGCGGCCCTGAACCTGGGGCACTTCGGCGCCAAGCTGCACCGCCTCGATGTGGGCAGTCGCGCGTGGCAAGAGATCGCCGTGCCCGCCTATCCCGCCAAGCCGGAAGACAGCACCGATACGGTGGACTGGACCTTGCGGCAAATCTGGTCGCTGGCGGCCGGTGGCGCGGACCAGCCCGGTGTGTTGTGGGCGGGCACCCTGCCAGGCGGCCTGTTTCGTTCCAGCGACCGTGGCGACAGCTGGCAACTGGTGGAATCCTTGTGGAACGTGCCGCAGCGGGCGCAGTGGTTTGGCGGTGGCTACGACGTGCCCGGCATCCACAGCATTTGCATCGATCCGCGCGACAGCAATAAAGTGTTGGTCGGCGTGTCCTGCGGCGGCGTCTGGCAAACGGTCGATGGCGGCGCCAGCTGGGCCTTGAGCGCGACGGGCATGCGCGCCGAATACATGCCGCCCGAGCTCGATGAAAACGAAGCCGTGCAAGACCCGCACCGCATCGTGCGCAGCGCCGGCATGCCGGACGCGCTGTGGTGCCAGCACCATAACGGCATCTGGCGTTCGCGCGATGCGGGCTGGCACTGGCAGGAAGTGAGCACGGCGCCGCTGTCGCATTTCGGTTTTGCCGTGGCCGTGCATCCGCGCGATGGCGACACGGCCTGGTTCGTGCCGGCGCAGGCGGACGTGCTGCGCATTCCGCTGGACGGCGCGCTGGCCGTGACGCGCACGCGCGATGGCGGCAAGACG is from Janthinobacterium sp. 61 and encodes:
- a CDS encoding sugar phosphate isomerase/epimerase translates to MNTIQGPAIFLAQFLGDEAPFDSLEHLAQWAAGLGYKGLQLPTAPRLFDLEQAANSQQYCDDVVALLARHGLQVTELSTHLQGQLIAVHPAYDALFDGFAPEHVRGDSTARTAWATQQLLWAATASQRLGLKAHVTFSGALAWPYLYPWPQRPLGLVETAFAELAKRWLPILDAFDAAGVDLCYELHPGEDLHDGVTFERFLAAVNDHPRASILYDPSHFVLQQLDYLAFIDIYHARIKAFHVKDAEFRPNGRQGVYGGYGDWQDRAGRFRSLGDGQIDFKAIFSKMAQYDFPGWAVLEWECCLKHPEDGAAEGARFIREHIIHVAERAFDDFAGSAVDQDQIHHLLGLK
- a CDS encoding Gfo/Idh/MocA family protein, translated to MQRRLRLGMVGGGQGAFIGAVHRIAARIDDQYGLVAGALSSDPDRARDSGAALYLAPERCYSDYRAMAQAEAARADGIEAVAIVTPNHLHAPVAMAFLEAGIHVICDKPLGISLAEGQALAALAQQKNLLFALTHTYSGYPLLRHAKAMVEAGDIGELRLVQVEYSQDWLADAIAAGGMSEGNWHNDPHKAGPGGTLLDVGLHAYHLAQFVSGLTPHSVLAELSTFVPNRTLDDHVQVMLRYANGARGTLWASQVATGCENTVRLRLFGSKAQLDFDQEQPNALWFTPQGGNRQLLRPGRVDSAAARHATRVPAGHPEGYLEAFAQLYLDAALSIRALQAGAPIPEAARWLPTVNDGVAGLAFAEAVLRSHAAGAQWTTLADC
- a CDS encoding 2Fe-2S iron-sulfur cluster-binding protein; translated protein: MSAPFTITIVPQGWQFTAEAGTTIQAAAELAGIRLLSSCRNGTCRTCICHMPEGKVRYTVDWPGISPDERLDGYILPCVAVAESDVSLQARAVRTGA
- a CDS encoding MoaD/ThiS family protein encodes the protein MANLHFTQQLARFLDVPTVVVAAPRLRAALDAAFAQQPRLRGYVLDEQGGLRPNVVIFIDGARCRERRVLDDALQPDSQVYILQALSGG
- a CDS encoding sialidase translates to MAQRAYLGTRKGLFQFDVDAAGAWQLVLVQFAGDPVSMLLHDSRDGSLYAALNLGHFGAKLHRLDVGSRAWQEIAVPAYPAKPEDSTDTVDWTLRQIWSLAAGGADQPGVLWAGTLPGGLFRSSDRGDSWQLVESLWNVPQRAQWFGGGYDVPGIHSICIDPRDSNKVLVGVSCGGVWQTVDGGASWALSATGMRAEYMPPELDENEAVQDPHRIVRSAGMPDALWCQHHNGIWRSRDAGWHWQEVSTAPLSHFGFAVAVHPRDGDTAWFVPAQADVLRIPLDGALAVTRTRDGGKTFEVLRTGLPQQHCYDLVYRHGLALADDGRSLLMASTTGGAWYSSDEGEHWQTISAHLPPVYAVCFSTP